The proteins below are encoded in one region of Rhabdothermincola salaria:
- a CDS encoding ABC transporter permease, producing MSRLRAVWAFVAVLFRSLSRDRTALLFMVVLPILVIVVIGSAFGGEGRVGIGVVNTATGPVSEAFVAELEEAEGVAITDYPDADRADAAIRRGDVSAAVVVPGDLDDTVAGGGEVEIAFLGSASDQAALTARVAVSGAVDAVAARAGAARVVVDGLGGSFPDAFAAALSVGQGGDGGRDVEMVDIGGGGTRDISRFSLVAPQNLVLFVFITSLSGGAYLVLARRAGILRRVASLRTDTTTVLVGMATGWFAIALVQSLLILGIGALFFDVDWGDPWGAALLTVAFAAVGASAGLLVGAIGRDEDKVGNLAPIVGITLGALGGCMVPIEVFPPAMLAIAHAVPHYWAIVAWQRLVFDGGGVADIAGSLAVLTGFAVVLLGAASAVLRRQLRHG from the coding sequence ATGAGCCGGCTGAGGGCGGTGTGGGCCTTCGTCGCCGTCCTGTTCCGGTCGCTCAGCCGGGACCGTACGGCGCTGTTGTTCATGGTCGTCCTACCGATCCTGGTCATCGTGGTCATCGGGAGCGCCTTCGGCGGCGAGGGGCGCGTGGGAATCGGCGTGGTGAACACCGCCACGGGCCCGGTCTCGGAGGCTTTCGTCGCCGAGCTCGAAGAGGCCGAGGGGGTGGCGATCACCGACTACCCCGACGCGGACCGCGCCGATGCCGCCATCCGGCGAGGCGACGTGTCGGCAGCCGTCGTCGTCCCGGGCGATCTCGACGACACCGTGGCGGGGGGCGGGGAGGTGGAGATCGCCTTCCTCGGTTCCGCCAGCGACCAGGCCGCGCTCACCGCTCGGGTGGCGGTGAGCGGGGCCGTCGACGCCGTGGCCGCTCGGGCCGGGGCGGCGAGGGTGGTGGTCGACGGGCTCGGCGGGTCGTTCCCGGACGCCTTCGCCGCCGCCCTCAGCGTCGGTCAGGGCGGCGATGGCGGCCGCGACGTCGAGATGGTCGACATCGGGGGCGGTGGCACCCGGGACATCAGCCGCTTCTCCCTGGTCGCCCCCCAGAACCTCGTGCTGTTCGTGTTCATCACGTCGCTGTCCGGTGGCGCCTACCTCGTCCTCGCCCGCCGGGCCGGGATCCTGCGTCGGGTGGCCTCGCTGCGCACCGACACGACCACGGTCCTGGTGGGCATGGCCACCGGATGGTTCGCCATCGCCCTCGTCCAGTCGCTGCTCATCCTGGGCATCGGCGCCCTCTTCTTCGACGTGGACTGGGGCGACCCGTGGGGCGCGGCGCTGCTCACGGTGGCCTTCGCCGCCGTCGGGGCCAGCGCCGGCCTGCTGGTCGGCGCCATCGGGCGCGACGAGGACAAGGTCGGCAACCTCGCGCCCATCGTGGGCATCACCCTCGGTGCCCTCGGGGGGTGCATGGTCCCCATCGAGGTGTTCCCCCCGGCGATGCTGGCCATCGCCCACGCCGTCCCCCACTACTGGGCGATCGTCGCCTGGCAGCGGCTGGTCTTCGACGGTGGAGGCGTCGCCGACATCGCCGGCTCCCTCGCCGTGCTCACCGGGTTCGCGGTGGTCCTGCTCGGGGCGGCCTCCGCCGTCCTTCGCCGTCAGCTGCGCCACGGCTGA
- a CDS encoding N-acyl-D-amino-acid deacylase family protein, which yields MHDLVIRGGMVVDGTGAGPVAADVAVEGDTIVAVGPDVGRGRRTLDADGRLVTPGFVDLHTHLDAQLGWDPLATSSCWHGVTSLVIGNCGVTFAPVRAGDAGYLARMMESVEDIPADSILAGLPFSWESYGQYLDWLGSTPKGVNVGGMVGHCAVRYHAMGERSLDPDAVPTDAELAVMVGAVDEAMAAGALGFSTSRTRRHVAPDGRNVPGTWATETELVALADAVGAHGRGFFGAAPRFDGDGPGVERARSEVALMAAMSRTAGRPFTFNLTNTFSDPDLWRQTLGFVAGANAAGARLRPQTTSRGIGVVFSLDHATPFDSRPGWEALSGLDARTKAAAMTDPDVHAALVAEGDGPAGVDAWRDFYVLTPERGARYDCDPASSLAAHAERAGTSAVEAYVDLCVAHDGQVVLNWPVLNQDFGVIAEMLTDPLVMMGLADAGAHVGQILDASQPTFFLSYWVRERGLVDIGEGVRRITSDTAAFAGLTGRGVVRPGARADLNVVDLDALHLPLPQYVRDFPGDAGRFVQRAEGYGWTLVNGQVFMEDGRHTGVLAGRPLRAA from the coding sequence ATGCACGACCTGGTGATCCGTGGGGGCATGGTGGTCGACGGCACGGGAGCGGGCCCGGTGGCCGCCGACGTGGCCGTCGAGGGCGACACGATCGTCGCCGTCGGTCCTGACGTCGGGCGGGGTCGACGCACGCTCGACGCCGACGGCCGGCTGGTGACCCCGGGGTTCGTCGATCTGCACACCCACCTCGACGCCCAGCTGGGGTGGGACCCATTGGCCACCTCGTCGTGCTGGCACGGCGTGACCTCCCTGGTGATCGGCAACTGCGGCGTCACCTTCGCCCCCGTCCGCGCCGGCGACGCCGGCTACCTGGCCCGGATGATGGAGTCGGTCGAGGACATCCCGGCCGACTCGATCCTCGCCGGGCTGCCGTTCAGCTGGGAGAGCTACGGGCAGTACCTCGACTGGCTGGGCTCGACGCCGAAGGGGGTCAACGTCGGGGGCATGGTCGGGCACTGCGCGGTGCGCTACCACGCCATGGGGGAGCGTTCCCTCGATCCCGACGCCGTCCCCACCGACGCGGAGCTGGCCGTCATGGTGGGTGCCGTCGACGAGGCCATGGCCGCCGGCGCCCTGGGCTTCTCCACCTCGCGGACCCGCCGGCACGTGGCCCCCGACGGTCGCAACGTGCCCGGCACCTGGGCCACCGAGACCGAGCTGGTGGCCCTGGCCGACGCCGTCGGTGCCCACGGACGCGGCTTCTTCGGCGCCGCCCCCCGCTTCGACGGCGACGGACCCGGCGTCGAACGGGCCCGCTCGGAGGTGGCGCTCATGGCCGCGATGAGCCGGACCGCGGGGCGCCCGTTCACCTTCAACCTGACCAACACCTTCTCCGACCCCGACCTGTGGCGCCAGACCCTCGGGTTCGTGGCCGGTGCCAACGCCGCCGGGGCTCGCCTGCGGCCCCAGACCACCTCTCGGGGCATCGGCGTGGTGTTCAGCCTCGACCACGCCACGCCGTTCGACAGCCGACCTGGTTGGGAAGCCCTCTCCGGGCTCGACGCCCGGACCAAGGCGGCGGCGATGACCGATCCCGACGTGCACGCCGCCCTCGTCGCCGAGGGCGACGGCCCCGCCGGCGTCGATGCCTGGCGCGACTTCTACGTGCTCACCCCCGAGCGGGGGGCTCGCTACGACTGCGATCCCGCCAGCAGCCTGGCGGCGCATGCCGAGCGGGCCGGCACCAGCGCGGTGGAGGCCTACGTCGACCTCTGCGTGGCCCACGACGGGCAGGTCGTCCTCAACTGGCCGGTGCTCAACCAGGACTTCGGGGTGATCGCCGAGATGCTCACCGACCCCCTGGTGATGATGGGGTTGGCCGACGCCGGCGCCCACGTCGGCCAGATCCTCGACGCCAGCCAGCCCACCTTCTTCCTCTCCTACTGGGTGCGCGAGCGAGGCCTGGTCGACATCGGCGAAGGGGTGCGGCGCATCACCTCCGACACCGCCGCCTTCGCCGGGCTGACCGGCCGGGGGGTGGTGCGCCCCGGGGCCCGGGCCGACCTCAACGTGGTCGACCTCGATGCCCTGCACCTGCCGCTACCGCAGTACGTGCGCGACTTCCCCGGCGACGCCGGTCGCTTCGTGCAGCGAGCCGAGGGCTACGGCTGGACCCTGGTGAACGGCCAGGTGTTCATGGAGGACGGCAGGCACACCGGGGTGCTGGCCGGGCGGCCCCTGCGCGCCGCCTGA